One Pectobacterium polaris DNA window includes the following coding sequences:
- a CDS encoding ABC transporter ATP-binding protein has translation MSLHFQHITKHFTVNGAPLTVLQDIDLSLQAGELVAVIGASGCGKSTLLRLAAGIDTTERGRILIGERPVRGIPDDVSLVFQEPRLFPWLTVTDNIRLGMLNLSLSPAEVTRRIAHYLQMMGLEGFADAWPHQLSGGMAQRVAIARGLVSTPRILLLDEPFGALDALTKQQLQVRLAEIRQQTDLTILLVTHDVEEAVFLADRVVVMSPRPGRISAILPVTLPYPRDRTSPTLLEQRQAVSQALHQADTVAA, from the coding sequence ATGTCCCTGCATTTTCAGCACATTACTAAACATTTTACCGTCAACGGCGCGCCGCTGACGGTGTTACAGGACATCGATCTGTCGCTGCAGGCTGGTGAACTGGTCGCGGTCATCGGTGCCAGCGGCTGTGGTAAATCGACGCTGTTACGTTTGGCAGCTGGGATTGATACCACGGAACGTGGGCGCATTCTGATTGGCGAACGGCCTGTGCGCGGTATTCCCGATGATGTCAGTCTGGTGTTTCAGGAGCCGCGCCTGTTTCCGTGGCTCACCGTGACGGACAATATTCGCCTCGGTATGCTCAACCTCAGTCTTTCTCCCGCGGAAGTGACGCGCCGTATTGCACACTATCTCCAGATGATGGGGTTGGAAGGCTTTGCCGACGCGTGGCCGCATCAGCTGTCGGGCGGAATGGCGCAGCGCGTGGCGATCGCCCGTGGGCTGGTGTCGACGCCGCGTATTCTCTTGCTGGATGAACCCTTTGGTGCGCTGGATGCGTTGACCAAACAGCAGTTGCAGGTGCGCTTGGCAGAGATTCGCCAACAAACGGATTTGACGATTCTGCTGGTGACGCACGATGTGGAAGAGGCGGTTTTTCTGGCGGACAGAGTGGTGGTGATGTCGCCCCGACCCGGCCGGATTAGCGCAATTTTGCCCGTGACGTTGCCCTATCCTCGTGACCGCACCAGCCCAACGCTATTGGAACAGCGGCAAGCGGTCAGTCAGGCGCTACATCAGGCGGATACCGTTGCGGCCTGA
- the aguB gene encoding N-carbamoylputrescine amidase, producing the protein MKKVTVAATQMACSWDLPKNIENAEKLVRQAHAKGAQVILIQELFAAPYFCIDQSPEHYALAQELETSPLIKHFSALAAELNVVLPLSFFERANNAYYNSLVMIDADGSVLDVYRKTHIPNGPAYQEKQFFIPGDTGFKVWQTRYAKIGVGICWDQWFPETARSLALQGAELIFYPTAIGSEPAYPDIDSQPHWTRVQQGHAAANLVPVIASNRIGTEASKYIDGLEMTFYGSSFIADQTGALLAQANKTDEAILVHEFDLEAIAAQRASWGLFRDRRPEMYGTIGTSDGKTRR; encoded by the coding sequence ATGAAAAAAGTTACCGTTGCCGCAACACAAATGGCGTGTTCCTGGGATCTGCCCAAGAATATCGAAAACGCTGAAAAACTGGTGCGACAAGCGCATGCAAAAGGCGCGCAGGTTATCCTGATTCAGGAACTGTTTGCCGCACCGTATTTCTGTATCGATCAAAGCCCAGAGCACTATGCGCTGGCGCAGGAGCTGGAAACCAGCCCGCTGATTAAGCATTTTTCCGCACTGGCGGCGGAGCTGAACGTGGTGCTGCCGTTGAGCTTCTTTGAGCGTGCCAATAACGCCTATTACAACTCGCTGGTGATGATTGACGCGGACGGCTCGGTGCTGGACGTTTATCGTAAAACGCACATTCCGAACGGTCCGGCGTATCAGGAAAAGCAATTCTTCATTCCGGGCGATACCGGTTTTAAAGTCTGGCAGACGCGCTACGCAAAAATCGGCGTGGGCATTTGCTGGGATCAGTGGTTCCCGGAAACCGCCCGCAGTCTGGCGTTGCAGGGTGCAGAGCTGATTTTCTATCCAACCGCGATTGGTTCCGAACCGGCTTACCCGGACATCGACAGCCAGCCGCATTGGACTCGCGTTCAGCAAGGTCACGCCGCCGCGAATCTGGTGCCAGTGATCGCCTCCAACCGTATTGGTACGGAAGCCAGCAAATACATCGACGGTCTGGAAATGACGTTCTACGGTTCGTCCTTTATTGCCGACCAAACCGGTGCGCTGCTGGCTCAGGCCAACAAGACAGATGAAGCGATTCTGGTGCATGAATTTGATTTAGAAGCCATTGCTGCGCAGCGTGCGTCATGGGG
- a CDS encoding ABC transporter permease, which yields MMPKYPSRIRSAPDVSLTATLSAGYSALVISLIVSLVVPLLVLAGWWLASRHGWMSEQILPSPLAVIDSARAFIPEELIHQLPISLIRLVIGFSGGIVLGLVLGSLFGLNRRLNALFMPLFTVIAQIPTLAWIPLLMLSLGIGEALKLVVLVKSVTVPVTLYTCAGIQQTPQKLHEMARSLRLPPAAFLRYLILPAMLPYVMTGIRLAFSTGWVALIAVELLASSEGLGYLLVQSRQLFMLDLVFVCILIIGVLGFAGERVLLKLERRWIHWPAPVLGRDSLSTALPSLSLTPWLAPLVLVSLWQVSSVHEWVNVAFLPAPSSVIDALWTGLVQGGLSADLHASLLRALQGFVLGSAIGVLVGALLGGWRIADRLFNPALSALRCVALFAWLPLITAWFGLGESAKIVFIAVAAFFPVMLATRQGIAQLPPALLEVAQVLRLTPVQTLRTLILPSVLPPLFSGLRLALMHAWTGAIGAEYFMPSGEGLGGMMIRAQQLLESDRIMAGVVLIAAVAALFSRLITLSERRLTRWRFA from the coding sequence ATGATGCCCAAATACCCGTCGCGGATACGCTCCGCCCCTGACGTTTCGCTGACCGCCACGCTGTCGGCGGGATATTCCGCGTTGGTCATTTCATTGATCGTGTCGCTCGTCGTGCCGCTGCTGGTTCTCGCGGGCTGGTGGCTTGCCAGCCGTCACGGATGGATGTCTGAACAAATCCTGCCTTCACCGCTGGCGGTTATCGATAGCGCTCGGGCTTTTATCCCCGAAGAGCTGATTCATCAGTTGCCCATCAGCCTGATACGGCTGGTGATTGGCTTTAGCGGCGGGATCGTGCTGGGTCTGGTATTGGGCAGTCTGTTTGGCCTGAATCGCCGACTGAATGCGCTGTTTATGCCGCTCTTCACCGTTATCGCGCAGATCCCGACGTTGGCCTGGATTCCGCTTTTGATGCTGTCGCTGGGTATCGGTGAAGCGCTGAAACTGGTGGTGCTGGTGAAATCGGTAACGGTGCCAGTGACGCTTTATACCTGCGCCGGTATCCAACAGACGCCACAAAAGCTGCATGAAATGGCGCGCAGCCTGCGTTTGCCGCCTGCCGCCTTCCTGCGTTACCTGATTCTGCCTGCGATGTTGCCGTATGTGATGACGGGCATTCGGCTGGCATTTTCTACCGGATGGGTCGCCTTGATCGCGGTCGAGCTGTTGGCATCCAGCGAAGGGCTGGGCTATTTGCTGGTACAAAGCCGCCAGCTGTTCATGCTCGATCTGGTGTTCGTCTGCATTCTGATTATTGGAGTACTGGGGTTTGCCGGGGAACGTGTGCTGCTGAAGCTGGAGCGTCGCTGGATTCACTGGCCAGCGCCAGTGCTGGGGCGCGATAGCCTGAGCACGGCGTTGCCAAGCTTGTCGCTGACGCCTTGGTTAGCACCATTAGTACTGGTTTCGCTGTGGCAGGTGAGCAGCGTGCACGAGTGGGTGAACGTGGCTTTTCTTCCCGCACCGAGCAGTGTGATCGACGCGCTGTGGACGGGGCTGGTTCAGGGCGGGCTGTCGGCCGATCTCCATGCCAGCTTGCTGCGTGCGCTACAGGGCTTTGTACTGGGCAGTGCGATCGGCGTGTTGGTCGGCGCGTTACTCGGCGGTTGGCGCATCGCCGACAGGCTGTTTAATCCGGCGCTGTCCGCGCTGCGCTGCGTGGCGCTATTTGCCTGGCTGCCGCTGATTACCGCCTGGTTTGGTTTAGGGGAGAGCGCCAAAATCGTGTTTATCGCCGTAGCGGCGTTCTTTCCTGTGATGCTGGCAACCCGTCAGGGGATCGCCCAGCTTCCGCCTGCGCTATTGGAAGTGGCGCAGGTTCTGCGTCTGACGCCAGTGCAGACGCTTCGCACGCTGATACTGCCCAGCGTGTTGCCGCCGCTGTTTTCCGGTCTACGGCTGGCGCTGATGCATGCGTGGACGGGCGCGATTGGCGCAGAGTATTTCATGCCGTCGGGAGAGGGATTGGGCGGCATGATGATTCGCGCCCAGCAGCTGCTTGAATCCGATCGCATCATGGCGGGCGTTGTACTGATTGCGGCGGTGGCCGCGCTGTTTTCCCGATTGATTACCTTATCTGAACGGCGGCTGACCCGCTGGCGCTTTGCGTGA